A window of the Gossypium arboreum isolate Shixiya-1 chromosome 2, ASM2569848v2, whole genome shotgun sequence genome harbors these coding sequences:
- the LOC108474491 gene encoding pentatricopeptide repeat-containing protein At1g15510, chloroplastic, producing the protein MAFSAKTPRSLIKSDLPSPIHRKFRKPKFLYFSNRRKTHQISSTQPQQQLSFLNTNSLNSSDPNSHLHLLCINGKLQEALNYLDSMQELQIPLDEDTAIGMVRLCEWKKAFEEGSKVYCYVSNSSNCLSLRLGNAFLSMFVRFGKLGDAWYVFGKMLERDVFSWNVLISGYAKKGFFDEALCLYHRMLWVGFKPDVYTFPCVLRTCGAVPNLERGKEVHVHVIRFGFEADVDVINSLITMYVKCGDLPKARLLFDKMARRDRISWNAIISGYFENGEYLEGIRLFFKMREHWFDPDLMTMTSVISACESLGDERLGREIHGYVIVTGMSADVSVCNSLIQMYFSLGCWETAEKVFDRMEWRDVVSWTAMISGYENNVLPDKALDTYRMMELHGFVPDEITLASVLSACAYLGKLDMGIKLHELAKRTGFISYIIVANTLVDMYSKCKCIDKALEVFHSIPDKDVISWTAIILGLRLNNRCFEALIFFRQMKVSLKPNSVTLVSVLSACARIGGLMCGKEIHAYALRTGMALDGFLPNALLDMYIRCGRMGPAWNQFNSQKKDVSAWNILLTGYAQRGQGKLAVEFFNRMIKSNVSPDEITFIPLLCACSKSEMVTEGLKYFNSMELTYGVTPNLKHYACVVDLLGCAGQLEEAYEFIQEMPIKPDAAIWGALLNACRIHRQVELGEFAAQRIFESDRRSVGYYVLLCNLYANSGKWDEVAKVRKMMKDNGLVIDPGCSWVEVKGKIHAFLSGDDFHPQINEINALLEGIYEKMRLAGLGGPKCDSMDGVEISRAEIFCGHSERLAVAFGLINTVPGTPIWVTKNLYMCQSCHSTIKFISKIVRREISVRDTEEFHHFKDGICSCGDVEILGKALTNRTSERN; encoded by the coding sequence ATGGCTTTCTCTGCAAAAACTCCTCGAAGCCTTATCAAATCCGACCTCCCAAGTCCTATCCACAGAAAATTCCGAAAACCCAAATTCCTATATTTCTCGAACCGACGGAAAACCCATCAAATCTCCTCAACGCAACCCCAACAGCAGCTCTCATTCCTTAACACCAATTCCTTGAACAGCAGCGACCCCAACTCCCATCTCCACCTTCTTTGTATCAATGGGAAACTCCAAGAAGCTCTAAACTACCTTGACTCAATGCAAGAATTGCAGATTCCATTAGATGAAGACACGGCTATTGGTATGGTCAGACTCTGTGAGTGGAAGAAAGCTTTTGAAGAAGGTTCTAAAGTTTACTGTTATGTATCGAATTCGAGTAATTGTTTGAGTCTTAGGCTTGGAAATGCTTTTTTGAGTATGTTCGTGAGGTTTGGGAAATTGGGTGATGCTTGGTATGTTTTCGGTAAAATGCTAGAAAGAGATGTTTTTTCTTGGAATGTTTTGATTAGTGGGTACGCAAAAAAAGGTTTTTTCGATGAAGCTTTGTGTTTGTATCATAGGATGTTGTGGGTCGGGTTTAAGCCTGATGTTTATACTTTCCCCTGCGTTTTGAGAACTTGTGGTgctgttccaaatttggaaagaGGTAAAGAAGTTCATGTTCATGTTATTAGGTTCGGGTTTGAGGCAGATGTTGACGTGATTAATTCTTTGATAACTATGTACGTAAAGTGTGGGGATTTACCAAAAGCGAGGTTATTGTTTGATAAAATGGCTAGGAGAGATAGGATATCTTGGAATGCAATCATTTCAGGATATTTTGAGAATGGAGAGTATTTGGAAGGGATAAGGTTGTTTTTTAAGATGCGTGAGCACTGGTTTGATCCAGATTTGATGACTATGACGAGTGTGATCTCTGCATGTGAGAGCCTTGGAGATGAGAGATTAGGCAGAGAAATTCATGGATATGTGATTGTAACAGGGATGTCGGCTGATGTTTCAGTTTGTAATTCTTTGATTCAAATGTACTTTAGTCTAGGATGTTGGGAAACAGCAGAGAAGGTTTTTGATAGGATGGAATGGAGGGATGTAGTTTCTTGGACAGCAATGATCTCGGGTTATGAGAACAACGTACTGCCTGATAAAGCTTTGGATACTTACAGAATGATGGAACTGCATGGTTTCGTGCCTGATGAGATCACTTTAGCCAGTGTTCTTTCAGCTTGTGCTTATTTAGGAAAGCTAGATATGGGGATAAAGCTTCATGAACTTGCTAAAAGGACAGGCTTCATATCTTATATTATTGTTGCTAATACATTAGTCGATATGTATTCCAAGTGTAAATGTATTGATAAGGCTCTAGAAGTGTTCCACAGCATTCCTGACAAGGATGTCATTTCTTGGACCGCTATCATTTTGGGACTCCGGCTCAACAATCGTTGCTTTGAAGCACTGATTTTCTTTCGGCAAATGAAAGTGAGCTTAAAACCTAATTCTGTGACTTTGGTGTCTGTTCTATCTGCATGTGCTAGGATAGGAGGATTGATGTGTGGAAAAGAGATTCATGCATATGCATTGAGGACTGGCATGGCGCTTGATGGTTTCCTACCCAATGCTCTTCTGGACATGTATATAAGGTGTGGAAGGATGGGACCTGCTTGGAACCAATTTAACTCACAGAAAAAGGATGTTTCGGCATGGAATATTCTGCTGACAGGATATGCACAGCGGGGACAAGGGAAACTGGCTGTGGAGTTCTTCAATAGAATGATCAAATCTAATGTCAGTCCAGATGAGATTACATTTATTCCACTCTTATGTGCTTGCAGTAAATCGGAAATGGTAACCGAAGGTTTGAAGTATTTTAATAGCATGGAACTGACATATGGTGTCACCCCAAATTTGAAGCATTATGCATGTGTCGTGGATTTGCTTGGCTGTGCTGGGCAGTTGGAggaggcttatgagtttatacAGGAAATGCCTATAAAGCCTGATGCGGCTATTTGGGGAGCCTTGTTAAATGCATGTAGAATTCACCGGCAGGTTGAGCTTGGTGAATTTGCAGCTCAACGTATTTTTGAAAGTGATAGAAGAAGTGTTGGGTATTATGTTTTGTTATGTAATCTCTATGCGAACAGTGGTAAATGGGATGAAGTTGCAAAAGTTCGAAAGATGATGAAAGATAATGGACTCGTCATTGATCCTGGATGCAGTTGGGTGGAAGTTAAGGGAAAAATTCATGCTTTCCTCAGCGGTGATGATTTTCATCCTCAAATCAATGAAATAAATGCACTTTTAGAAGGAATTTATGAGAAAATGAGATTAGCTGGCTTGGGTGGTCCAAAATGTGATTCCATGGATGGAGTTGAAATTTCAAGAGCTGAGATCTTCTGTGGGCACAGTGAGAGACTAGCTGTTGCATTTGGTCTCATTAATACTGTTCCTGGAACGCCTATTTGGGTAACCAAGAATCTCTATATGTGCCAAAGCTGTCACAGTACCATTAAATTCATCTCTAAGATTGTACGACGGGAGATTTCTGTTAGGGATACTGAAGAATTCCACCATTTCAAGGATGGCATCTGTTCTTGTGGTGATGTGGAAATATTAGGGAAAGCTTTGACAAATAGGACTTCTGAAAGAAATTGA
- the LOC108474659 gene encoding uncharacterized protein LOC108474659 gives MAVEYAFADEEMVIDEGLGYPRAYAKICRDRSLGPYPYGPPFTFIPYVLHQNENLRAKELDELFPLIDPKARPSAKPKIFINLLWKQLSHLGNAGFDPEVIRVDPYGNVLYYHADSASPLSWDIDHWFPCSRGGLTVASNLRVLQWQVCKKKYNKLEFQVPWWDFQLGISVNQFLSIFASRNSDFRHRAFSFLFAEGENEEINASQTVDSHSFPQHFIKSKDEFGLAPAAVVVTRKELYDSSSALKSLDYNRQIRPQSPIIAARKTKGSILKENENPDFVANPYQAIVMARDSLKQREETNKMQAEIQKLDAEVSEMRKKNDEEKFAIQDLEAELIKRRRRAEKCRRLAEAQSSYRTMLEKMIRDAMHQSVVYKEQVRLNQAAANALTARLEAQKAICDASEKELHKKFKQRDELEKQIRPELEHARKRSRTNDTFFQGQDSKTVLYLPGIRSMTPSHKELRVFLEEEHKASVAGLSSNEDQKHEEIEEELAITARNALKHKREEHDKAIAALEDERPIEQKFERLEIKEERQGIRYPVIEGEEDEESRKQRGKGNVDRWLQMLLENSQEELEPQNDNVDAEEVSGTDDIIKKLDLKYPLKEKKEDKNVNVEGNKTPRRNSNASEVIESRKERVLKRSESARAFRRIPSSPSLILGGMKKGVECIRKKPIVTSDDEQDYYAVGNNFIKSSFKTIKKAVTI, from the exons ATGGCAGTGGAATACGCCTTCGCCGACGAGGAAATGGTGATCGATGAGGGTCTCGGATACCCCAGAGCCTATGCCAAAATATGCCGGGACCGTAGTCTTGGTCCCTACCCCTATGGCCCTCCTTTCACCTTCATTCCTTACGTTTTGCACCAAAACGAG AATCTGAGAGCAAAGGAACTGGATGAACTGTTCCCACTTATTGATCCAAAGGCAAGACCATCAGCTAAGCCAAAAATCTTCATTAATCTCTTGTGGAAGCAGCTAAGTCATTTAGG GAACGCGGGGTTTGATCCGGAAGTAATCCGAGTGGATCCGTACGGAAATGTCCTGTATTACCATGCTGATTCAGCTTCACCTCTTTCATGGGACATTGATCACTGGTTTCCTTGTTCAA GGGGTGGATTGACGGTTGCAAGTAATCTGCGGGTACTACAATGGCAAGTGTGCAAGAAAAAGTATAACAAGCTGGAATTTCAAGTTCCATGGTGGGATTTCCAGTTGGGAATTTCTGTGAACCAGTTCTTATCAATTTTCGCTTCTCGAAACTCCGATTTCAGGCACAGGGCATTTTCCTTCTTGTTTGCAGAAGGTGAAAATGAGGAAATAAATGCTTCTCAAACAGTGGATTCACATTCTTTCCCACAGCATTTTATCAAGTCAAAAGATGAATTCGGGCTTGCCCCAGCTGCTGTTGTTGTAACTCGGAAGGAACTATATGATTCTTCATCAGCTTTAAAATCACTGGATTACAACAGGCAGATAAGGCCACAGTCTCCTATTATAG CTGCTAGGAAAACGAAAGGTAGCATTTTGAAGGAAAATGAAAACCCAGATTTTGTTGCAAACCCATACCAGGCCATTGTAATGGCCAGAGATTCACTGAAACAAAGGGAAGAAACAAACAAAATGCAAGCCGAAATCCAGAAGTTGGATGCTGAAGTGAGTGAAATGAGGAAGAAAAACGATGAAGAAAAGTTTGCCATTCAAGACTTGGAAGCCGAGTTGATAAAGAGGCGCAGAAGGGCCGAAAAGTGCAGGCGGCTGGCCGAGGCTCAATCTTCATACCGGACTATGCTGGAAAAGATGATTCGGGATGCCATGCACCA GAGTGTTGTTTACAAGGAACAGGTGAGACTGAACCAGGCTGCTGCGAATGCTCTCACCGCAAGACTCGAAGCGCAAAAGGCGATATGCGATGCCTCGGAGAAGGAACTTCACAAGAAATTTAAACAACGAGATGAGCTCGAGAAGCAGATAAGGCCGGAACTGGAACATGCAAGGAAGCGATCTCGAACCAATGATACTTTCTTCCAAGGACAAGATAGCAAAACTGTTCTTTATCTACCAGGAATCAGGTCAATGACACCTTCACACAAGGAGCTAAGGGTGTTTCTGGAGGAAGAGCATAAGGCATCTGTAGCTGGTTTATCTTCAAATGAAGATCAAAAGCATGAAGAAATTGAGGAGGAACTCGCAATTACAGCAAGAAATGCCCTCAAACATAAGCGAGAGGAGCATGATAAAGCCATAGCTGCTTTAGAAGATGAAAGACCAATTGAGCAGAAGTTTGAAAGACTTGAAATAAAAGAGGAGAGACAAGGAATTCGATACCCCGTCATTGAAGGAGAGGAAGACGAAGAAAGTCGGAAGCAGCGCGGAAAAGGGAATGTAGATAGGTGGCTCCAAATGCTGTTAGAGAACAGTCAAGAAGAATTGGAGCCTCAAAATGACAATGTAGATGCAGAGGAAGTGAGTGGAACTGATGACATCATAAAAAAGCTAGACTTGAAGTATCCCCTGAAAGAGAAGAAAGAAGATAAAAATGTTAATGTAGAAGGAAACAAAACACCAAGGAGAAATAGCAATGCTAGTGAAGTCATCGAAAGCCGAAAAGAAAGAGTTCTTAAGAGGTCAGAGAGCGCCAGGGCCTTTCGACGAATCCCATCTTCACCATCTTTGATCTTGGGAGGTATGAAGAAAGGAGTGGAATGCATAAGGAAGAAGCCAATAGTAACTAGTGACGATGAACAAGATTATTATGCTGTGGGAAACAACTTCATCAAATCTTCCTTCAAAACAATAAAGAAGGCAGTGACAATATGA